The genomic segment TGCAATCTCATGCTCCTTGCGCGTTCATTCAAGGTCTTGTTcatcctttcagctacaccattctgttgaggtgtaccaggaatagttttctccatcttgatcccgttctgtgcacaatatttcttgaactcatcatcttcatattcttcACCTTTATCAGACCGTAAGCACTTCACCTTCAAGTCGGTCTCATTTTCCACCATGGCTTTCCACCTTTTAAAGGTCTCGTAAACAtcagatttatttttcagaaaataaacccaAACTTTTCTACTCGGATCGTCAATGAATGTGACATAGTATCTCAAGTCTCCAATGGATGTCACAAGAGATGGTCCCCATACATCAGTATGAACCAGCTCCAACTTTGCTGTTTTCGGTTCTCTACCGCCTTTTGAAAAGCTCACCTTCTTCTGCTTTCCAAAGATACAGCTTTCACATAATTGGTGTTCAACAGTCTTTAATTCTGGTAGCTTTCCTTTTGACACCAACATTTTCATTCCCTTCTCACTCACATGTCCAAGTCTATAatgccatagacttgaattGGCTCCAGCATCCACAGCTGCTAATGTGTCTCTGCAACTGGAAGTCATATAAAGTGTTTcagttttctttcctcgagcaacAATCATGGCTTCTTTGTTCACTTTCCAGGAACCATCACCGAAGGTCACATTGTGGCCTTCATCATCGAGCTGTCCCACCGAGATCAGATTGCGTGTCAATTTTGGTACATGcattactttgttgattttctaTCCATTTGACATCTTCATCTGTACATCACCCATACCAACAATTTCCAATGGTTTTCCATCAGCCAGGAAAACTTTTCCGTAATCGCCAGCAATGTAATTATCAAATACATCGCAATCAccagtggtatgaaacgaagctcccgagtccataacccaagaatcaacagggctttccatggataataacagagcatcatgtacttcctcagtgacagCATTGGCATTATTCTTTGTTGATCTGCAGTTCTTTTTCAAGTGACCAGTTTCACCACAGCTCCAGCACTTCAAATTCTTTTCAAAATTGCTTTTGttttttccatttcttgactTGGACCTACCCCGCCATCGGTCAAAACTCTTTTCGCCACTCCTGCCTCTTCCTCTGTTCTCGAGATTTAGAGCAGATCTCGATGATGTTCCTTCACCCGAATCCATCCTGCGAACTTCTTcagcaagaatttgatctctgACATCATTGAATTGTAGCTTTCTTTTTCCAACTGAGTTGCTAACCGCTGCCCGCATTGGTTCCCAAACATTTGGTAAAGACGCCAAAAGAATAAGTGCacgaatctcatcatcaaaattaatttcaacCGATATTAGCTGAGAAACAATCGTGTTGAACTCGTTGATGTGTTTAGCCACCGAAGCACCTTCACCCATTTTCAAGCTGAATAACTTTTTCATGAGATGTACTTTGTTGTTTGCTGATGGCTTCTCGTACATGTCAGATAAAATGGACATCATTTCTTCTGTGGTTTTTGCCTCCGCCACGTTATGTGCCACACCTAACACCTGTCGGTCAAGGAGCTCccaatcatcatcctccatcttttccggtttctttcctgatagaggttgatgcaacttcttactgtacagataatctcttatctgtaaccgccagaacgaaaaatctgttccgtcgaacttgttgattcccggtctcgatccatcatctccggccatcacttctctagccttagcaaaaaatctaaaaaatcttttctgatgtggaagatcagacaaagctgcaaccacagagcatactcagaatttttaagaattttcacaacaaggctctgataccagttgttggggAATTACACCGAAGCGATGCCGACCCGATGATAATAAAGTGCcgaaaaatttgcggaataaaataatcaataagaacacaaagatttacgtggttcacccaagataggctacgtccacggagctacTGCAGATCTTTTATAACaggagaaatattacaacaagtgtatacaacaatacactaaatatctcacactccCAACCCGAGTATaaccgagaaaatattttctctaactcacacaagagaaaaAAACTctctttttttctctcttttttacAAAGCTTTGTAATTGCTTTGTTTGTTTTGGGATCCTTAAACTGAGATggagggagctctatttatagagctccCCATGCATGAAATGGCCAATCAGCTTCTAGCCACCGCCAACCAAATTTGACAAATGTTGGCAAAATCAATTTGTATTCTTTACACCATTTAAGAATGTGGCCCTTTGCACCTTCTCACCTAACACTTTGCACCTTCTCACCTAACAGGATGCAGTTATCATGTATTTGCAAATCCACATTATTTCTTCGCGAGAACATTTTTGAGCATCAAATCATCGTGTCAATAATTAAAACATTACATAATACTCGATACACAGGTTGCTGTGTATATGGTTTTGAATTTAAACCGAGATCAATGGTAAGGAAAATAATTGATATGGATGATACCTTGTTGTTTCTTGCCTCGGTGAAAATTTCATCAAGAACACCCATTATATGGTTTTGGCTCGATCGGGACACAGAATCATTTATGGTAGACTCATCTTTGATAATAACATCGCCACTGGTGATTTCCGTTTCGGCAGCAGTATCAGATGGAAAACTTACTTCAGAATTACTTCCATTCATGTTAGGTAGCACGACCACTTGGACAATGCTTTCTGAATGGCTCACTGTTAAATTTGGAACAGCCTCTGAAAAAATATTGCCCACAGAATTATTGTCATCTGTGCAAGACGTTCCTGTTTGACAATGAGTTGCATCAGATGACGTTTTGATGGCATCTTCTGGACGTTTACGAGCTAAAACTGTTTCAGCTCTTTCAGGTTGTACAGACTCTTCACGTTGAAGAATATTTACTCTTGTTTCCTCCAGCAACATAGCAGGTTGACCAAGGGAGAATATATCAGCAGATATTATGCTATTTTCACCAAATTTACCTGATATTGACAATTCACCTTCTCCATCATGTTGTCCGTTATATGTATCATAGAACGCATCATCGTTCTCATCATTAGCATCATCAGACTTGTGCCCGACATTCACATTGTTAGCATTTATCTCTTCAGCTGATCCTATTGCATTCACAGGCAAGCCGTCCACGGATTGTACAGTAGCAATAGCTTCTACAAGAACAATTAGAATTATTCAGCCTATATAATGGGGACCAGATAACTCATAAatcaaaaggaaaataaacATGGGAAGCTAAGTAGTTGTGCAAGTGATCCTGacaatgaaaagaaataaagctTTATACTCAGgaaaacgtttaaaataaaaaggctTAATAAATAATCGTTACCTTTAGGTGATTGATCCAAGAAACTCCTCCCAGTCAATGGTGTAGTTGGTCTATATATTTCAGAAAAGAAAGGAATTATCTCCTCAAGCACTGCCTCAACAGCTGCATCAGGATCCTTGCTGTGCTCAATAGCAACAGCTCTAATGACTCGGGCATCAATCTGTACCCAAGAAGGAAGGGTGGAGACATTGAGGaacaacaaaacaaaaataCCTACTAACAGAAAGCAAAAAAGATAGTGGCTCGTTATACCGAAGCCAGAATTTACCTCCGGGAAAAGCTCCTGCAATGAATTGTACACTTCATTGAATCCCATCTCCGAACTCTGCAGATCAAttcaggttttttttttttaacagaaACATATGATTTAAACGATAATCCAGAATTCCTATAATTTGATTTGATCCATCCATTATATGCACGTTCAAATCAGTCGTCCATATTAAGTACATAAAAACAAACAACAGGAGGcatgaatttcaaatacttTAAGCCTTAAACTCTAACTATTTCGTTCACCTATCATCACTGACGAAAAGTTTTTAACACAGTAATCAAATAAACCAAAAAAAACACACGATGATATAAAGTCAATGCAATTGACCCAAACCTGAGCGCGATTATACAGTTAAGAAACAACTCTAGAGAGATAAACAACAGCGAATTCTCACCGAATATCGCGCAGGAAATTTTTCACAGCGACTGAGTCATATATGTCTCTGTATCTTCTGTTGCTTGTGAGTTACGAGAAAGATACATATTTATACGTAAATTGATTCGTCGTATATCTCATAAGTTGCACCTCGTATCTATTTGGACTTTGACTTAAGGTACAACCTTTGTACAGCTTGAGGAGATGAAGTTACGTGTATAGTCGGCGGGAGAGATTTACGGGGCTAAGAAATCGGGGATTTTAGTAATTCTTGATATTCATCAGGGGTCATTTGGTCTAATCAGCTTTCATTTTATTTTCGTTGGAATTATTAAAAGTTTCATATTATACAATTAATTATTTTCCAAATTCACCTTTTCATATGAGCTTTTGAGACTAATTAGTAACATTATAAATTTAAGCAAGCTAAATAGGAGcctaagaaaataaaaatgttttaatttttttcatctgACTTTAAATGATTGATAAAATAGtgctaaatttaaaataaaacatatatatttctGATTATAAAGcgtaaataattgaaattacaAATATTAATGGATTTCATATTATATCTCCTATCTATACTTATATTATCTTACTATTTAATTAAATCTGAACTAAATAATTTCTAATTGATTTGATGTAACTTCTATCACCAATAAAAACAAATTAActttagattttaaaaaattactcTAACATCATTTTACCCGAGAACTACTAGAATAGCtgtcttgtgagacggtattatgaatctttatctataagacgggtcaaccctaccgattttcacaataaaaagtaatatttttagcataaaaaataatattttttcatggatgacccaaataagatattcgtctcacaaaatacgacccgtgagaccgtatcacacaagtttttgtcgaaGTACTATTTATAAAAATGATGTGTgtatatttttgtaatttattaaaataatattttagataatCTTCCCAAATAACAtactatttttttaaagaaaaaaataaaagaattcaaGAGTCCTCATAAAACAAAGaactatattaaaaaaatataaaagtaaaaaagataatatcaaaattcaaattacgtgaattaaaaaatattatacataaATATCGACCATATAAACACATAAAATGTGCACAATATCGCTAGTATATACATGTGTATTAAAAGACAAATctataacatgtataatatattataaagaAAGAAGGTTTGAACGAGTTCGATTCATCCTATTAACATTTTCTCGAGTGAGTGTCATATAAGTCTTGTCCAATGTAATTTATTTGACTAACGTAGTttgaatattattaaattagttCGAGAGTTTATCCAGTACGTAAAGAAAAATAACAACTACggtttcaagaaaaaaatattagttaaataattttgaaatgaCTCGTCATCTTATTCACtcaaaaatcttttaaatatgtaaatatatttatttattttatctatctATATCATtcgaaataaaaattttcagaaatctATTATAATTATTCACGTACACCaaaacattaggataaataAAGCTCCTAGGCATGACCGTCTCTGGCTCTTTGTTGAACTCTAAATAAATTTCAGCTGTCCTTCAAATCAAACTTTTATcccaaaattttaataatttattatttgaaaaaatttaaattattttattataaaattaatattcaaaCTAAGAAGCTGGTGCTTTATTGGGTGTTATACGGTCAAGCATGGCCTGCCCTTTTTTATCACATCATCAAACCTCCAAGATCAAGTCTCctaattaaacaatattttaattatatatatatatatatatatatatatatatatatattagtataTTATCACAATGTAGAAAGACAAAATATTAAGTACAAACCTCCAACAAACAATTCAGTGCAATTATTACACATTCCTACTTCCTACTTATCATCATGCACATTTTACAACTTAATTGCAACTTTCAGTTCAAAACTTAAATCCCATGAGCTTGAAGAATTCATATCACCAACGGTTTGTCTTTTCTCTCGCCCATTTCTACATTTGTTCCTCGCTCAACATGGCTTCCCTGGGAAAATTCAGAATAGACGAGAGAAGGATAAGACCACAAGCAGCTTTTAGCCGAAAAGAAGCATTACAGAGGCCCCGTACGGGATTGATATATCTATTTATAACAACTCAAGAAATGTTGGTAACTAGCATAACCATCTCGATATTTCGGGTCATGCATGTTTCTTCAAGCAGTAACAAAGCCTAGAAAAagaaataatcataaaatattgcATTAATTTTGACAAAAAATACATGTCTCGTCCAATTAATTGCACCCCTTGAGATTTTTCCTCATAATTTGAAATACAGAAAAATCAATGTAGTGATGAATGCAAGAATCTAGTTAAGAAGAGGATTACAGCAAAGTCTAGTGCTTACTCACGATGGATTCTGGCTAACCAACTTACGAGTTGAAGGTGCTCGCGCAACAGAtgaagcagcagcagcagcagcaacgcATATTCTGCAATATAATAAAGCAACGGAATATTACTATAGCCCTCGTGAGAATAAAGCCACAAAATAATCAACAATACTAATAAGATAAACGCAAAGAAACACTTTAAATACCTTTTATGCACATCAACATACATATCCGTCTCATCAACAATTTCGTCCTGAAATGAAAACAAAACACATTCACAAACACGAAGTAGGAGAAGAACTGGCAATAAAAATTGATTTGTGCCAGAGGAGTTTGTTTTGAGAACAAGAATAGGGCTCCCCACGTGCATTTTAATGGAGAAACTGTTTTGAAAACtgcttatatttttaaaaggtatTTTTTTATCCATAAAAAGGTGGTGCTTGGTgggtttttttccttttaaaaagaTGCTTAAAAAACGAATCAAGAAACCAGGAAAAATAACTTTCCAATAGCTTATCACCAAAAGTTAAAGTAGTGTACACAATGTTAATTACTTGTAGAAGTTCTTCAAATACATCTTCCAAGGTGATTATGCCAATGACTTCTCCCTCCTCAATGTCCTCCTCCAGATGGTTACAACCATCTTTCATCACACCATTTGACTGGTAAGTAGCACCCTTAGCGACTGCGTTATTTTTTGAAGCCTTTTCGGTGTTTATTACAAAACTTTTTGGTTGTTTATCATTTTTGTCAAGTAATGGAAACATCAATTGTGAATCCCAGTTGGTAAAATTGTCCTCTTTAACCATCCCATGACCGTTACAAGAATGGAGCTTTCTCTCCGGTTCTCGCACCTTCACTACTGCTGCCATGTGGCTGCCACCTTTCTGAAACTCATTAAGGATATCATACAAAGGCATGTCTGAGGGTACCCTATAATATAGTGGACGAAATTTATGTGGTTAAATGATTCAATTGAGCGTGGTAAAATTATCATTTAGACAACTTAACATACCGAGGCATTCTCCGAATTGAAACAGCACTTACAGGAGTCTCAGTTTCTGCCCTCACAGTGAGAATATTTTTCACCTATTTACCGAGAAACAAGATAAAATTTGGAATAACTTAGTCAGCTATTAGTACAAGATATTCCTGTAAATCTTTATGAACTTTCTGCTTACCAGTAGAAGCCCAATAATGTTTTTTGGGTTTCCTGAAAATATAGGTATGCGACTGTGACCCCGTGTAAGGATTTTCCCAATAGCTTCCCTGCGTAAAAGGGTGTTTTTAAATATAAGATTCCTTTTCACTTTTTTTTGCAGCCTGATTGAAAAGATGCTGATAGCCAAATAGCTGACAGAACATACTGTGAATAAAATATCTAACTTAATCTTCATGAAAAACAATTTGTTGGAGAACAAGGAAAGTAGATACGGCTATAAAAGCTGCATTGCAATAATGAGTCTTGGAGAACAGATTTAATTCTGGCCCAAAATTTTACTTCCAGATTAGAGAATTCTCATCAAGGAGAAAAAATTTAAGAAACTAAAAATTTTGGTTGAAAAATTAGAATTCTCGTGTCTCTAGGCGCGCTACACTCCAATTAAACATGCACATTGTCTTGTTCTTCGTGTCTAGGTTCTATATGCACCTTGTGCTTCTAATAAGTAATAACTATGAGTTCTAATCCAACccaaaaatatgaattttatgaCCTGGGAGACAAATGGGACAATCTTTATATGCCAATTCTCGAGGCACATAAATGGTATTTGTGGGattagatatatatattttttaacgaTAAATGGACCACATTAGCATAAAACTTACCAATCCAATTTTGAACTGACATCAAGAGAGAAAGTCGATTCAATTGGAGTCATGGCCTCCTCTGCTGTCTGCAATTATTCGAAACCACCTCAATATTTCTTCACCGTTATAATGCAAAAGGTACGATTATATAGCACCATAAGTATATGCTTCGCGTTTCAAAGAGAGGAAAaaagagggggggggggggggggggggtgggtGTGATAATGTGAAATGATCCTTCCCCACTTGAACATACCTTTTCAGTCAAATCTAGGGCTCCACTTATTATAGCTGTTTCATTGTGAGTAAGTTCACCTCCTTTACCCGCCTTCATAATATCAAGTTATCAACCAAAATAGACCATGAATGACAGTGAACAAATATACGTTTACAGCAAATTTGAAGAGCGAACTTTTGGCCTTTAAATATGTATTTGGtcaaaaaaattgaatattaaGGCTTACAACAGATTCAATTGCGACTACTCTTGGCTTGTGTTCGGATAGATAAATTTGGACTGACTGGATTCCAAATATACATCTCAAATCCTTTTTGTACGATCGGACAAAAAACTCAAATTCCACATTTTAGTCTAATATTGttcatataaatttt from the Primulina tabacum isolate GXHZ01 chromosome 16, ASM2559414v2, whole genome shotgun sequence genome contains:
- the LOC142528674 gene encoding uncharacterized protein LOC142528674 — encoded protein: MGFNEVYNSLQELFPEIDARVIRAVAIEHSKDPDAAVEAVLEEIIPFFSEIYRPTTPLTGRSFLDQSPKEAIATVQSVDGLPVNAIGSAEEINANNVNVGHKSDDANDENDDAFYDTYNGQHDGEGELSISGKFGENSIISADIFSLGQPAMLLEETRVNILQREESVQPERAETVLARKRPEDAIKTSSDATHCQTGTSCTDDNNSVGNIFSEAVPNLTVSHSESIVQVVVLPNMNGSNSEVSFPSDTAAETEITSGDVIIKDESTINDSVSRSSQNHIMGVLDEIFTEARNNKKTLFSAMESVISLMRDVELKEQAAEEANEEAAKGGIDVLDKVEELKLILKHAKDANDMHAGEVYGERSILATELRELQSRVLYLSDERDKSLEVLNEMCQTLRMRLAAAENELNYAEKERIRKQVSARETFSEQESLMERVVQEANILKEHAEENAKLREFLVDRGCVVDTLRGEIAVIRQNVKLLKGKIDDRIPMSKYCSSPQTSCITASSGSWLKNSISDQVELVPVQDDLTKTQQLIDPVTRVSVDEIARYDREALVAEGWDFVTTLKRDEDF
- the LOC142529806 gene encoding DUF21 domain-containing protein At4g14240-like isoform X1, with amino-acid sequence MGLSVNAVVVVGILTRAFYVDDQDIEFGNPWWFVFAGVSCFLVLFAGIMSGLTLGLMSLGLVELEILQRSGTFKEKKQAAIIFPVVQKQHQLLVTLLVCNAAAMEALPIYLDKIFHPAVAVILSVTFVLVFGEIIPQAVCSRYGLSVGANCVWLVRVLMILCFPIAYPIGKILDGVLGHHDVLFRRPQLKALVSIHAQEAGKGGELTHNETAIISGALDLTEKTAEEAMTPIESTFSLDVSSKLDWEAIGKILTRGHSRIPIFSGNPKNIIGLLLVKNILTVRAETETPVSAVSIRRMPRVPSDMPLYDILNEFQKGGSHMAAVVKVREPERKLHSCNGHGMVKEDNFTNWDSQLMFPLLDKNDKQPKSFVINTEKASKNNAVAKGATYQSNGVMKDGCNHLEEDIEEGEVIGIITLEDVFEELLQDEIVDETDMYVDVHKRICVAAAAAASSVARAPSTRKLVSQNPSEAMLSEEQM
- the LOC142529806 gene encoding DUF21 domain-containing protein At4g14240-like isoform X2, with translation MGLSVNAVVVVGILTRAFYVDDQDIEFGNPWWFVFAGVSCFLVLFAGIMSGLTLGLMSLGLVELEILQRSGTFKEKKQAAIIFPVVQKQHQLLVTLLVCNAAAMEALPIYLDKIFHPAVAVILSVTFVLVFGEIIPQAVCSRYGLSVGANCVWLVRVLMILCFPIAYPIGKILDGVLGHHDVLFRRPQLKALAGKGGELTHNETAIISGALDLTEKTAEEAMTPIESTFSLDVSSKLDWEAIGKILTRGHSRIPIFSGNPKNIIGLLLVKNILTVRAETETPVSAVSIRRMPRVPSDMPLYDILNEFQKGGSHMAAVVKVREPERKLHSCNGHGMVKEDNFTNWDSQLMFPLLDKNDKQPKSFVINTEKASKNNAVAKGATYQSNGVMKDGCNHLEEDIEEGEVIGIITLEDVFEELLQDEIVDETDMYVDVHKRICVAAAAAASSVARAPSTRKLVSQNPSEAMLSEEQM
- the LOC142529806 gene encoding putative DUF21 domain-containing protein At1g03270 isoform X4 encodes the protein MGLSVNAVVVVGILTRAFYVDDQDIEFGNPWWFVFAGVSCFLVLFAGIMSGLTLGLMSLGLVELEILQRSGTFKEKKQAAIIFPVVQKQHQLLVTLLVCNAAAMEALPIYLDKIFHPAVAVILSVTFVLVFGEIIPQAVCSRYGLSVGANCVWLVRVLMILCFPIAYPIGKILDGVLGHHDVLFRRPQLKALVSIHAQEAGKGGELTHNETAIISGALDLTEKTAEEAMTPIESTFSLDVSSKLDWEAIGKILTRGHSRIPIFSGNPKNIIGLLLVKNILTVRAETETPVSAVSIRRMPRVPSDMPLYDILNEFQKGGSHMAAVVKVREPERKLHSCNGHGMVKEDNFTNWDSQLMFPLLDKNDKQPKSFVINTEKASKNNAVAKGATYQSNGVMKDGCNHLEEDIEEGEVIGIITLEDVFEELLQDEIVDETDMYVDVHKRICVAAAAAASSVARAPSTRKPC
- the LOC142529806 gene encoding DUF21 domain-containing protein At4g14240-like isoform X3; this encodes MGLSVNAVVVVGILTRAFYVDDQDIEFGNPWWFVFAGVSCFLVLFAGIMSGLTLGLMSLGLVELEILQRSGTFKEKKQAAIIFPVVQKQHQLLVTLLVCNAAAMEALPIYLDKIFHPAVAVILSVTFVLVFGEIIPQAVCSRYGLSVGANCVWLVRVLMILCFPIAYPIGKILDGVLGHHDVLFRRPQLKALVSIHAQEAGKGGELTHNETAIISGALDLTEKTAEEAMTPIESTFSLDVSSKLDWEAIGKILTRGHSRIPIFSGNPKNIIGLLLVKNILTVRAETETPVSAVSIRRMPRVPSDMPLYDILNEFQKGGSHMAAVVKVREPERKLHSCNGHGMVKEDNFTNWDSQLMFPLLDKNDKQPKSFVINTEKASKNNAVAKGATYQSNGVMKDGCNHLEEDIEEGEVIGIITLEDVFEELLQDEIVDETDMYVDVHKRICVAAAAAASSVARAPSTRKLVSQNPS